A genome region from Clostridium pasteurianum includes the following:
- a CDS encoding RsmE family RNA methyltransferase: protein MHKFFVGAENIHESTAYIYGDDVKHIYKVLRLKIKEKVSINDCIGHEFLGEIEDINKECVKVKIIEKLDINNESPLNVYLYQGFPKAAKMDIIVQKNCELGIKEIIPVITERVVVKKEKDDKRKLERWNRIAFEAAKQSKRSIIPEVKPILSFDEMLEKLKDMDLILVPYENQEEIGLKKVLQNIDKDSIKNAAIIIGPEGGFEEAEIDKLKSVGAYIITLGPRILRTETAGLVCNSLIMYELSDIGGKI from the coding sequence ATGCATAAATTTTTCGTGGGAGCAGAAAATATTCATGAAAGCACTGCTTATATATATGGAGATGATGTGAAGCATATATATAAGGTGCTTAGGCTTAAAATCAAAGAAAAGGTAAGTATCAATGATTGCATTGGTCATGAATTCCTTGGAGAAATTGAAGATATAAATAAAGAGTGTGTTAAGGTTAAAATAATAGAGAAGCTTGATATAAATAACGAAAGTCCTTTAAACGTATATCTTTATCAGGGATTTCCCAAAGCAGCTAAAATGGATATTATAGTTCAAAAAAATTGCGAGCTTGGAATAAAAGAAATAATACCTGTTATTACGGAAAGAGTAGTTGTTAAAAAAGAGAAAGATGACAAGAGGAAGCTCGAAAGATGGAATAGAATAGCTTTTGAGGCAGCAAAGCAGAGTAAAAGGAGTATAATACCTGAAGTTAAACCTATTCTAAGCTTTGATGAAATGCTTGAAAAACTTAAAGATATGGATTTAATACTTGTTCCCTATGAAAATCAAGAAGAAATAGGACTTAAAAAGGTTCTTCAGAATATTGATAAAGATTCAATTAAAAATGCAGCAATAATAATAGGACCTGAAGGCGGTTTCGAAGAAGCTGAAATAGATAAATTAAAGTCTGTAGGAGCATATATAATTACCCTTGGACCTAGAATTTTAAGGACTGAAACAGCCGGTTTAGTTTGTAATTCATTAATTATGTATGAATTGTCCGATATTGGAGGAAAAATATAA
- the yqfC gene encoding sporulation protein YqfC, with amino-acid sequence MKVYAFKGERMSKNKLYNFRKMVAEKLDFPGDAVMYTPKINISVTGNGEITIENYKGIIEFTDKLIKVNTEVGIINISGTNFEIIFISGNTIILSGKFKTIVYGDDRNEL; translated from the coding sequence ATGAAAGTGTATGCGTTTAAGGGTGAGAGGATGAGTAAAAATAAATTATATAATTTCAGAAAAATGGTAGCAGAAAAACTTGACTTTCCAGGGGATGCTGTGATGTATACTCCCAAAATAAATATTTCAGTAACTGGTAACGGGGAAATAACTATTGAAAATTATAAGGGGATTATAGAATTTACAGATAAACTTATAAAAGTAAATACGGAAGTTGGAATCATAAATATAAGTGGTACTAATTTTGAAATTATTTTTATAAGTGGTAATACCATAATTTTAAGTGGCAAGTTTAAAACTATTGTTTATGGGGATGATAGAAATGAACTTTAA
- the era gene encoding GTPase Era, whose amino-acid sequence MFKSGFVTIIGRPNVGKSTLLNNIMGEKLSIVSCKPQTTRNNIQTILTGEEYQIVFVDTPGMHEPKHKLGEYMVKVAKDSIGNVDIAVFVTTPEVEVRRGDLHILEQLRDLKIPIFLVVNKIDETTEERLAATLKNYSEAFPFKEIIPISAAKGKNVDTLIELMVKYLDEGPKYYPDDMIIDKQERFIIAEIIREKALRFLSQEVPHGIAVEILQMKENDEKYNIEANLLCEKDSHKGIIIGKGGSMLKKISQASRKSAEKFLDKKVNLKIWVKVKKDWRDSSFVLNELGYKIDKK is encoded by the coding sequence ATGTTTAAATCTGGATTTGTAACTATAATTGGAAGGCCTAATGTTGGAAAGTCGACTTTGCTTAATAATATAATGGGAGAAAAGTTATCTATAGTTTCTTGTAAGCCTCAAACTACAAGAAATAACATACAAACAATACTCACGGGCGAAGAATATCAAATAGTTTTTGTGGATACTCCTGGTATGCATGAACCTAAACATAAACTTGGAGAATACATGGTTAAGGTTGCTAAGGATTCCATAGGTAATGTTGATATAGCAGTCTTTGTTACAACACCTGAGGTAGAAGTTAGAAGAGGAGATTTACATATATTAGAGCAGTTAAGGGACTTAAAAATTCCTATATTTCTTGTAGTAAATAAAATAGATGAAACAACAGAAGAAAGGCTTGCTGCTACTTTAAAAAATTATTCAGAGGCTTTTCCTTTTAAAGAAATAATACCTATATCTGCAGCAAAGGGTAAGAATGTAGATACTTTAATAGAACTCATGGTAAAGTATTTAGATGAAGGACCTAAGTATTATCCTGATGACATGATAATTGACAAACAAGAGAGATTTATAATAGCTGAGATAATAAGAGAAAAGGCACTTAGATTTTTATCTCAAGAAGTTCCACATGGTATAGCTGTTGAAATCCTTCAGATGAAAGAAAATGATGAAAAGTACAATATAGAAGCTAATTTACTATGTGAAAAGGATTCTCATAAGGGTATAATAATAGGAAAAGGCGGATCAATGCTTAAAAAAATATCACAGGCTTCAAGAAAAAGCGCTGAAAAGTTTTTAGACAAAAAAGTAAATCTTAAAATATGGGTGAAGGTAAAAAAAGATTGGAGAGACAGCTCTTTTGTGCTTAATGAACTTGGATATAAAATTGATAAGAAATAA
- a CDS encoding DUF4342 domain-containing protein encodes MEEITLEKIDIIKERTGVTYTEAKEALEESDGNVIDALIFIENKNKTTKDSIKDNIYDTKEEFVQWIKDTMNKGNVTRIVVKKDDRVILDIPVTAGVAGGVIAGAIWAPSLAIMFLTAVFAKVTVEITKDDGSVEVVNKVVKDTVSDLKDKMNDVKSKFTNKKDDKVNEDNTYQYSVKFDDENKEEK; translated from the coding sequence ATGGAAGAAATAACTTTAGAAAAAATTGATATTATAAAAGAGAGAACTGGAGTAACATACACTGAAGCTAAAGAAGCTCTTGAAGAGTCTGACGGCAATGTAATTGATGCGCTTATATTCATTGAAAATAAAAATAAAACAACTAAAGATAGTATTAAAGATAATATTTACGATACAAAAGAAGAATTTGTTCAGTGGATTAAGGATACAATGAACAAAGGAAACGTTACTAGAATAGTTGTAAAAAAAGATGACAGAGTTATTCTAGATATACCAGTTACAGCAGGAGTTGCTGGAGGTGTTATAGCAGGAGCTATATGGGCACCATCACTTGCAATTATGTTCCTTACAGCAGTATTTGCAAAGGTTACAGTAGAGATAACAAAGGATGATGGCTCTGTAGAAGTTGTAAATAAAGTTGTAAAAGATACAGTTTCAGATTTAAAAGATAAAATGAATGACGTAAAGAGCAAATTTACAAATAAAAAAGACGATAAAGTTAATGAGGATAATACTTATCAATACAGTGTTAAGTTTGATGATGAAAACAAGGAAGAAAAATAG
- the rpsU gene encoding 30S ribosomal protein S21, which translates to MSEIKVGENESLESALRRFKRKCARAGVLSEVRKREHYEKPSVKRKKKSEAARKRKFK; encoded by the coding sequence ATGTCAGAAATAAAAGTTGGAGAAAATGAATCCTTGGAAAGCGCTTTAAGAAGATTTAAAAGAAAATGCGCTAGAGCAGGAGTTCTTTCAGAAGTAAGGAAGAGAGAACATTATGAAAAACCTAGCGTTAAGAGAAAGAAAAAATCTGAAGCTGCTAGAAAAAGAAAGTTTAAATAG
- the mtaB gene encoding tRNA (N(6)-L-threonylcarbamoyladenosine(37)-C(2))-methylthiotransferase MtaB — MKVAFITLGCRVNAYESEAMAEKFLKSGFEIVNHDEKADVYVINTCTVTNMGDRKSRQMISKARKLNKDAVIAAVGCYSQVEPQKVSQIDGVDIVLGTRNKGDIIDYVNEFMDEKKQIVNVKDVFRDKKFEDLNIDEYQDKTRAFLKIQDGCNRFCSYCLIPYARGGVCSKEPSKVISEMKRLAAHGFKEIILSGIHIASYGVDLKEDWNLMDIIEKAEEIDGIERIRIGSIEPRFFDDATIEKIKNMKKLCHHFHLSLQSGCTETLKRMNRRYTAEEYKAIVNKLRENIKDVSITTDVIVGFPGETDEEFQETYDFLREIHLSKMHIFKYSPREGTKAAAMKNQIDGKVKEARSARLIELDKINEEKFMTGFLGREMKVLFEKNFENHYNLYEGYTPNYIRVVVESDEDISKKILKVKLMSFKDNHLRGELVN; from the coding sequence ATGAAAGTTGCTTTTATTACTTTAGGATGCAGAGTTAACGCTTATGAAAGTGAAGCTATGGCAGAAAAGTTCTTAAAATCTGGATTTGAGATTGTAAATCATGATGAAAAAGCTGATGTTTATGTAATAAATACTTGTACTGTAACTAATATGGGAGACAGAAAATCACGGCAGATGATAAGTAAGGCTAGAAAGCTTAATAAAGATGCAGTTATAGCCGCTGTTGGATGTTATTCTCAAGTAGAACCTCAAAAGGTGTCTCAAATAGATGGTGTAGACATTGTACTTGGAACTAGAAATAAAGGGGACATAATCGATTACGTAAATGAATTTATGGATGAAAAAAAGCAGATAGTAAATGTTAAGGATGTTTTTAGAGATAAGAAATTTGAGGATTTAAATATAGATGAATATCAGGATAAAACTAGAGCATTTTTAAAAATACAGGATGGATGTAATAGATTTTGTTCATACTGCTTAATACCATATGCAAGAGGAGGAGTATGCAGTAAAGAACCAAGTAAAGTTATAAGTGAAATGAAAAGGCTTGCGGCACATGGTTTTAAAGAAATTATATTATCAGGTATACATATAGCTTCATATGGTGTTGATTTAAAAGAAGATTGGAACCTTATGGATATAATAGAGAAAGCAGAAGAAATTGATGGAATTGAAAGAATAAGAATAGGTTCTATAGAGCCGCGCTTTTTTGATGATGCAACAATAGAAAAAATTAAAAATATGAAAAAATTGTGTCACCATTTTCATCTTTCTTTGCAGAGTGGATGCACAGAAACTTTGAAGAGAATGAATAGAAGGTATACGGCAGAGGAATATAAAGCTATAGTGAATAAGCTTAGAGAGAATATAAAAGATGTTTCTATAACTACTGATGTAATAGTGGGTTTTCCAGGAGAAACCGATGAAGAATTTCAAGAAACATATGATTTTCTCCGTGAAATTCATCTTTCAAAGATGCATATATTTAAGTATTCACCAAGAGAAGGCACTAAAGCTGCAGCAATGAAAAATCAAATTGATGGCAAGGTGAAAGAAGCTAGAAGTGCAAGGCTTATTGAGCTTGATAAAATAAATGAAGAGAAATTTATGACCGGATTTTTGGGCAGAGAAATGAAGGTCTTGTTTGAGAAAAATTTTGAAAATCACTATAATTTGTACGAGGGATACACGCCTAATTATATTAGAGTAGTAGTGGAATCGGATGAGGATATATCTAAAAAAATACTCAAAGTAAAACTAATGAGCTTTAAAGATAACCACTTACGAGGAGAATTAGTGAATTAA
- the ybeY gene encoding rRNA maturation RNase YbeY: MIYIDNRQDKIEVSEELKKTICDVIDYALKEEGVKIDYEVSVIFVDNETIRKINKENRDVDRATDVLSFPMIEYDADKVFKEVYKKCDFSDEYFDDGNLVIGDIALSLERAEEQRREYGHSFEREVLYLTVHSVLHLMGYDHMIESDKTRMRKREEEILTHFDILR; this comes from the coding sequence ATGATATACATAGACAACAGACAGGATAAGATTGAAGTCAGCGAAGAATTAAAAAAGACTATATGTGATGTTATAGATTATGCCTTAAAAGAAGAGGGCGTAAAAATAGACTATGAAGTTTCGGTAATATTTGTAGATAATGAAACTATAAGAAAAATAAATAAAGAAAATAGGGATGTTGATAGAGCAACAGATGTGCTTTCATTTCCAATGATTGAATATGATGCTGATAAAGTTTTTAAAGAAGTTTATAAAAAATGTGATTTTAGTGATGAATATTTTGATGATGGCAATCTTGTAATAGGCGATATTGCACTGTCACTTGAAAGAGCAGAGGAACAGAGAAGGGAATATGGTCATTCTTTTGAAAGGGAAGTTCTATATTTAACTGTTCATTCTGTACTTCATCTTATGGGATATGATCATATGATTGAAAGTGATAAAACGAGAATGCGAAAAAGAGAAGAAGAAATACTAACTCATTTTGATATATTAAGATAA
- a CDS encoding diacylglycerol kinase, with protein sequence MKPKKLVDSFNYALEGIIYAVRTQQNVRIDLVAAIMILTVCFFTNLTRVELLIITITITMVISAELMNTAVEATIDLTSNYYHPLAKIAKDVAAGAVVVTAVNAVIVGFIIFWDKLEPATNHVIYKIKNCSPYMIFVILVMVCILTLIIKAIFGEGTPLKGGMPSGHSAIAFSLATIITLISPQPIVIILSYLLAVIVAQSRVDSEVHSPLEVLCGGAFGVLVTLALYRLFH encoded by the coding sequence ATGAAACCTAAGAAATTGGTGGATAGTTTCAATTATGCACTTGAAGGTATTATATATGCAGTAAGAACACAGCAGAATGTTAGAATTGACCTTGTGGCAGCTATTATGATATTAACTGTATGCTTTTTTACAAATTTAACTAGAGTAGAACTTTTAATTATAACAATAACAATAACTATGGTAATAAGCGCAGAACTTATGAATACGGCAGTGGAGGCAACTATTGATTTGACATCTAATTACTATCATCCACTTGCTAAGATTGCTAAGGATGTTGCAGCAGGTGCTGTAGTTGTTACAGCTGTAAATGCTGTTATTGTTGGGTTCATAATATTCTGGGATAAACTAGAGCCTGCAACAAATCACGTCATATATAAAATAAAAAATTGCAGTCCATACATGATATTTGTTATTCTTGTAATGGTATGCATATTAACTCTTATAATAAAGGCTATTTTTGGCGAAGGCACACCTTTAAAAGGCGGCATGCCAAGCGGTCACAGTGCTATAGCCTTTTCTTTAGCTACCATAATAACTCTTATATCACCTCAACCTATTGTTATTATATTAAGCTATCTTTTAGCAGTTATAGTTGCGCAGAGCAGGGTGGATTCAGAAGTACATTCGCCTCTTGAGGTTTTATGTGGTGGTGCTTTCGGAGTTTTAGTCACGTTAGCATTATATAGATTGTTTCATTAA
- the recO gene encoding DNA repair protein RecO gives MALFKSRGVVLKSQDINENDKIIWIFTEKMGKISVIARGAKKNRSRYLPITINFCFVDFVFFKGKSMFSLNEGQIIDSFQEFLNDLDVLTYCSYLCELIDISMAEGESNRDLFRELVSTFYLIKNKVGDIDTLVRAFELKLLRYTGYSLNLDYCAKCKKKIKASSYISYKYYGGICDDCSKEGGVRVTPAAYSSLNYLNKLPLGKVYRVNLNKDIKREMSEILKGFISQNYARVPKSLEILNIMKEE, from the coding sequence CTGGCTTTATTTAAAAGTAGAGGAGTAGTATTAAAAAGTCAGGATATAAACGAAAACGATAAAATCATATGGATTTTTACAGAGAAAATGGGCAAAATATCGGTTATAGCAAGAGGTGCTAAGAAAAATAGAAGTAGATATTTGCCTATTACTATAAATTTTTGTTTTGTAGATTTTGTGTTTTTTAAGGGAAAAAGTATGTTCTCATTAAATGAGGGACAGATAATCGATTCTTTTCAGGAGTTTTTAAATGATTTAGACGTTTTAACATATTGTTCTTATCTATGCGAATTAATAGACATTTCTATGGCAGAAGGTGAAAGCAATAGGGACTTATTTAGAGAATTAGTAAGTACTTTTTACCTTATTAAAAATAAAGTTGGAGATATAGATACACTAGTTAGAGCATTTGAATTAAAGCTTTTAAGATATACAGGATATAGTTTGAATTTAGATTATTGTGCTAAATGTAAAAAAAAGATCAAAGCATCTTCTTATATAAGCTATAAATATTATGGTGGAATATGTGATGATTGTTCAAAGGAAGGAGGAGTCAGGGTTACACCAGCTGCATATAGCAGTTTGAATTATTTAAACAAATTGCCGCTAGGAAAGGTGTATAGAGTAAATTTAAATAAGGATATAAAAAGAGAAATGTCTGAAATTTTAAAGGGATTTATAAGTCAAAATTATGCAAGAGTGCCTAAAAGTCTTGAAATATTAAATATAATGAAAGAGGAGTGA
- the yqfD gene encoding sporulation protein YqfD, whose protein sequence is MNFKFERFKNTYIVVRVRTGNIENFINKAWKSKIEIMNLVRFNANLIQFKIPLKDYKKTVKVARASGGKLKVVGRYGIGFLLFKLKNRISILFGIAAFLFCICYLSTFIWEIDITTEKNIAPYDVRQDLKSIGISPGIKKSNLNVYNIEEQLMQKNNNIMWARARIYGSKLKVKIIERQEIPDVKKSNETGDVLAKKSGQILRVYTTSGTAVVKPGDVVKKGQMLIKGEEGKEDNIYKVNANGKIIAKTFNENSAKVMLTKHERKRTGRQAKNYFVIIGGKKFYLKKSETKFDKYDKIVDDKYPIGIETYYEVNDKIVKCNKDDLVRKTSEKIYDKMKEDFDMDIKVVDKITDYSVSGNVCKVTLVVVCEEDIADN, encoded by the coding sequence ATGAACTTTAAATTTGAAAGATTTAAAAATACTTATATTGTTGTTCGAGTTAGGACAGGTAATATAGAGAACTTTATAAATAAAGCATGGAAAAGTAAGATAGAAATAATGAACTTAGTGAGATTTAATGCCAATCTTATTCAATTTAAGATTCCTTTAAAGGATTATAAAAAAACAGTTAAAGTAGCAAGGGCAAGTGGTGGAAAGCTAAAAGTAGTGGGAAGATACGGTATAGGATTTTTGCTTTTTAAGCTCAAAAATAGAATTTCAATTTTATTTGGTATAGCTGCATTTTTGTTTTGTATATGCTATTTATCTACATTCATATGGGAAATAGACATAACCACCGAAAAGAACATAGCACCTTATGATGTAAGGCAGGATTTAAAAAGTATAGGTATATCCCCGGGAATTAAAAAAAGTAACCTTAATGTGTACAATATTGAAGAACAGCTTATGCAGAAAAATAATAATATTATGTGGGCAAGGGCTAGAATTTATGGATCTAAACTAAAAGTAAAAATAATTGAAAGACAGGAAATACCGGATGTAAAAAAGAGTAATGAAACGGGAGATGTTTTGGCAAAAAAGTCGGGGCAGATACTTAGAGTTTATACTACTTCGGGAACTGCTGTTGTTAAACCAGGTGATGTAGTAAAGAAGGGGCAAATGCTCATAAAAGGTGAGGAAGGAAAGGAAGACAATATATATAAAGTTAATGCTAATGGTAAAATAATAGCAAAAACTTTTAATGAGAATTCTGCGAAAGTTATGCTTACTAAGCATGAAAGAAAAAGGACTGGTAGGCAGGCAAAAAATTATTTTGTAATAATTGGGGGCAAAAAATTTTATTTGAAAAAAAGTGAAACTAAGTTTGATAAGTATGATAAAATAGTAGATGATAAATATCCCATAGGGATTGAAACTTATTATGAAGTAAATGATAAAATAGTAAAGTGTAATAAAGATGATCTTGTACGTAAGACATCAGAAAAGATATATGACAAAATGAAAGAAGATTTTGATATGGATATTAAAGTTGTAGATAAGATAACGGATTATAGTGTAAGCGGAAATGTATGCAAAGTAACGCTCGTAGTAGTGTGTGAAGAAGATATAGCAGATAATTAA
- a CDS encoding GatB/YqeY domain-containing protein — protein MSLKEKLQEDWKCALKSRDKFKANVISMAKAAILQVEKTDGVKLNDEQIVGVLAKEVKQRREALVEFEKGNRQDLVDSTNAEIKILMDYLPQQLTEDEIRSLVKDAVSSVGANSIKDMGKVMSALMPKVKGRADGSMISKLVKEFLNNK, from the coding sequence ATGTCCCTTAAAGAAAAACTTCAAGAGGATTGGAAATGTGCTCTTAAAAGTAGAGATAAATTTAAGGCTAATGTAATCAGTATGGCTAAAGCTGCTATTTTGCAGGTAGAAAAAACTGATGGCGTAAAACTTAATGATGAACAAATCGTTGGAGTTTTAGCGAAAGAAGTTAAACAGAGACGAGAGGCTTTAGTTGAGTTTGAAAAAGGTAATAGACAGGACTTAGTTGACAGTACTAATGCCGAAATTAAGATTTTAATGGATTACCTTCCTCAGCAGTTGACTGAAGATGAAATTAGAAGTTTAGTTAAAGATGCAGTTTCTAGTGTTGGAGCTAATAGCATAAAAGATATGGGAAAAGTTATGTCTGCTTTAATGCCAAAAGTTAAAGGGCGTGCAGATGGTTCCATGATAAGCAAACTTGTAAAAGAGTTTTTAAATAATAAATAA
- a CDS encoding HD family phosphohydrolase: protein MKIVQLMKKNKFIRTITFLSVFAIIYGILLTSLDMRQYSLKEGDIAKSDIKATRDVTDAAATEERKKQAVDSVGIQYTKKSEVASDIVEDINNDFTNINKIKDENINDNQKMSQLKSSLKSDIGDKNISTILQTNKDDLKTLQQFIIKTMKDTYNGDIREDSTADAKRAKNNIEAQFSNEKFSGSITDLGIAIANSYVQPNMFLDFKKTKEVKNEVAKNVENVVIKKDQLIVREGEPVTKNEISILQDLGLLNNSGLSNWYMYIMLAVMTAVVLFLQLYYINRYYKDIYKQTNKIIMLCILNIFTIVLARSIEIISPFLVPFACAPMLMILLMDSRIALFEGVLNCVFISVACRFNIEVTIVAIMSALIACTTLKKMKQRNDTIYAALFIAIINAIMAFSIGFLLSSNLFDNFKKAAFVFIGGIMSAILTIGFLPIFESIFDVVTDVKLLELSDPNHPLIKKLLMEAPGTYHHSIIVANIAEAAVEQVGGNALLTRVSAYYHDIGKLKRPYFFKENQIGIKNPHDKINPNLSALVIISHVKDGVDIAKEYKLPQIIQDAIQQHHGTTLVKYFYLTLKNASDNPDEIKEENFRYPGPIPRSKEVAIIMLADSVEAAVRSIQEPTQCKIEEMINNIIEARLSDGQLNQCELTMRDIQKIRKAFLKSLLGIYHQRIEYPTDNKKLKQKRLEEGKDKISEDKNAIKVKGARL, encoded by the coding sequence ATGAAAATAGTTCAGTTAATGAAAAAAAATAAATTTATAAGAACAATTACTTTTCTCAGTGTTTTTGCTATTATATATGGCATATTGCTTACATCTCTTGATATGAGACAGTATTCATTAAAAGAAGGTGATATTGCAAAAAGCGATATAAAGGCAACTAGAGATGTAACCGATGCAGCAGCTACGGAAGAAAGGAAAAAGCAAGCTGTAGATTCGGTTGGGATTCAGTATACAAAAAAATCTGAAGTTGCATCTGATATTGTAGAGGATATAAACAATGACTTTACAAATATAAATAAAATTAAAGATGAAAATATCAATGATAATCAAAAGATGAGCCAGCTTAAGAGTTCTTTAAAGTCAGATATAGGAGATAAAAATATAAGCACTATTTTACAAACAAATAAGGATGATTTAAAGACTTTACAGCAATTTATAATAAAAACCATGAAGGATACTTATAATGGTGATATAAGGGAAGACAGTACTGCTGATGCAAAAAGGGCTAAAAATAATATTGAGGCTCAATTTTCTAATGAGAAGTTCTCAGGAAGCATTACGGATCTTGGTATAGCAATAGCGAATTCTTATGTACAGCCTAATATGTTTTTGGATTTTAAAAAGACTAAAGAAGTAAAAAACGAAGTAGCTAAAAATGTAGAAAATGTAGTTATAAAAAAGGATCAGCTAATTGTAAGAGAAGGCGAACCTGTAACAAAAAATGAAATTTCTATTTTACAGGATTTAGGGCTTCTAAATAATTCCGGTTTAAGTAATTGGTATATGTACATTATGCTTGCTGTTATGACGGCTGTAGTTTTATTTTTACAGTTATATTATATTAATAGATATTACAAAGACATATACAAGCAAACTAATAAAATTATAATGCTGTGTATATTGAATATATTTACAATTGTACTTGCTAGATCTATAGAAATAATTTCGCCATTTTTAGTACCATTTGCCTGTGCACCTATGCTTATGATATTACTTATGGACAGCAGAATAGCACTTTTTGAAGGTGTACTTAATTGTGTTTTTATTTCGGTAGCATGTAGATTCAATATTGAGGTTACCATAGTTGCAATTATGAGTGCTTTAATTGCGTGTACTACTTTGAAAAAAATGAAACAGAGAAATGATACTATATATGCGGCACTTTTTATAGCTATAATAAATGCTATAATGGCTTTTTCTATTGGATTTTTGCTCAGCAGCAATTTATTTGATAATTTTAAAAAAGCAGCTTTTGTATTTATAGGTGGTATAATGTCTGCAATATTAACTATAGGTTTTCTTCCTATATTTGAAAGTATATTTGATGTTGTAACGGATGTAAAGCTCCTTGAACTTTCAGATCCTAATCATCCACTTATAAAGAAACTGCTCATGGAAGCACCTGGAACTTATCATCATAGTATAATTGTAGCCAATATTGCAGAAGCAGCAGTAGAACAGGTTGGCGGCAATGCATTATTAACTAGGGTTTCTGCATATTACCATGATATAGGAAAACTTAAAAGACCGTATTTCTTTAAGGAAAATCAGATTGGAATAAAAAATCCACATGATAAAATAAATCCTAATTTAAGTGCTTTAGTTATAATTTCCCATGTAAAAGATGGAGTGGATATTGCAAAAGAATATAAGTTGCCGCAAATTATACAAGATGCAATACAGCAGCATCATGGGACAACTCTTGTAAAATATTTTTACTTAACGCTTAAAAATGCAAGTGATAATCCAGATGAAATAAAAGAGGAAAATTTCAGGTATCCGGGACCTATTCCTAGGAGTAAAGAAGTGGCAATTATAATGCTTGCAGATAGTGTAGAAGCAGCTGTACGTTCTATTCAGGAGCCAACACAGTGTAAAATAGAGGAAATGATAAATAATATAATCGAAGCTAGATTAAGTGATGGACAGCTAAATCAATGTGAATTAACTATGAGAGATATACAAAAAATAAGAAAAGCATTTTTAAAGTCTCTCCTTGGAATATACCATCAGAGAATTGAGTATCCTACAGATAACAAAAAACTTAAACAAAAAAGGCTTGAAGAGGGTAAAGATAAAATAAGTGAAGACAAAAATGCAATAAAGGTAAAAGGAGCTAGGTTATGA
- a CDS encoding histidine triad nucleotide-binding protein: MDDCVFCKIVKGEIPSSKVYEDDKVLAFKDINPIAPVHVLVIPKKHISSLNDVNSDNSELIGHVFEVISKIAKELGIDKDGFRVISNCGEAAGQTVPHIHFHLLAKTKFTWPQ, translated from the coding sequence ATGGACGATTGTGTATTCTGTAAAATAGTAAAGGGAGAAATACCATCATCTAAAGTTTATGAGGATGATAAGGTGCTTGCATTTAAGGATATAAATCCTATAGCTCCCGTACATGTGCTTGTAATACCTAAAAAGCATATATCAAGTTTGAATGATGTAAATTCAGATAACAGTGAGCTTATAGGACATGTGTTTGAAGTAATATCTAAAATAGCTAAAGAGCTTGGTATTGATAAAGATGGATTCAGGGTTATTTCTAACTGTGGTGAAGCTGCAGGTCAAACAGTTCCTCATATTCATTTTCATCTATTAGCAAAGACAAAATTCACATGGCCACAATAA